Proteins encoded in a region of the Gemmatimonadaceae bacterium genome:
- a CDS encoding histidinol-phosphate transaminase yields MNANAVGRQSLEGVPVYAPDATTCAIDLRDNANLWGAPPRALAAIRTVDAATLSLYPSVAAGSLTGVIAARIGVQPTEIAAGCGSDDLIDAVFRAVAEPGAILAHPAPSFSMVPIFARLNSLQPVAVPLTRDGAADADAMLATRARVIYLCSPNNPTGTVTPAAVVRRIVHESDAIVILDGAYAEFAPEFEDFLQEAPSLGRLLVLRTFSKAWGLAGLRVGYAVGSAGLVAAVRKSTGPYKVNALAERAATLALTEDADWMRARASDAVAVREQVTQALQAMGLSPLDSRGNFVCVPVRDARALAARLADRGVAVRAFTALPVFGDAIRVGMGPLPIMEQFLDALRGALA; encoded by the coding sequence ATGAACGCAAATGCTGTGGGCCGGCAGTCGCTCGAGGGCGTGCCGGTGTACGCCCCCGACGCCACCACCTGCGCCATCGACCTGCGCGACAACGCGAACCTCTGGGGAGCGCCGCCGCGTGCGCTGGCCGCCATTCGCACCGTTGATGCCGCGACGCTCAGTTTGTATCCGTCCGTCGCCGCTGGTTCACTCACCGGCGTGATCGCTGCGCGCATCGGGGTACAGCCCACCGAGATCGCCGCCGGCTGTGGCTCGGATGATCTCATTGACGCCGTCTTTCGCGCCGTTGCCGAGCCGGGGGCGATTCTCGCGCATCCGGCGCCGTCGTTTTCGATGGTGCCCATCTTCGCGCGCCTCAACAGCCTGCAACCGGTGGCGGTGCCGCTGACACGCGATGGTGCCGCGGACGCCGACGCAATGCTCGCCACCCGGGCTCGCGTCATCTACCTCTGCTCACCGAACAACCCGACCGGGACGGTGACGCCGGCAGCGGTGGTTCGGCGAATCGTGCATGAAAGCGACGCCATCGTGATACTCGACGGCGCGTATGCGGAGTTTGCTCCTGAGTTCGAGGATTTCCTCCAGGAGGCGCCGTCGCTCGGCCGTTTGCTCGTCCTGCGTACCTTCTCCAAGGCGTGGGGACTGGCCGGCCTGCGGGTGGGGTACGCGGTGGGTAGTGCCGGCCTCGTTGCCGCGGTGCGCAAATCGACCGGGCCCTATAAGGTGAATGCCCTGGCCGAACGGGCCGCAACGCTCGCGCTGACCGAGGACGCGGACTGGATGCGAGCACGGGCCTCCGATGCGGTGGCCGTGCGCGAACAGGTAACGCAAGCGCTGCAGGCCATGGGGCTGTCGCCACTGGACTCACGCGGCAATTTCGTCTGCGTGCCGGTGCGCGACGCGCGTGCGCTGGCGGCGCGGCTCGCGGATCGTGGTGTGGCGGTGCGCGCATTCACGGCACTCCCGGTCTTTGGTGACGCGATCCGTGTCGGGATGGGTCCCCTGCCCATCATGGAGCAGTTTCTTGATGCCCTGCGCGGGGCGTTGGCATGA